The genomic window TTACATCAATAAACACCTaacgtaacaaaaaaaaaacagtcaGTGACAACTATACATATAAGGTGAACCATGGAACAGTGCATGAAATTTAACTTTGATCGAAAGATGCATCCGAAATAACAGTCAGTTAATGGAATTACAACTACTATTTATTACCCTACACTTTGAAACATCACTCCTTATTTATAGGGATAACAACTAGCTATTTTCTAAACCCAATTATACGTTGACCACATTCAAACCCAATTTAAATCcgaaaagataaacaaaaatgaACTAATAATCCTATTTTAATCCCATAGTTCTGGATTCTCTTATCCACTATGATTACCAACGCATACAATAGCTCTCCAGCAAAGCATGATTGACCAATATCATACAAAAATTAAGTTCAACTCATATATCAATCCCGCTAATATTACTTAAAATTAGCATccacaaattaaaaaaatcatcttGTATGAATGCCAAACCTTGTAACATGCACCCAAAATAGATCAACAACCTCTATTTACTAAAATCATGAATTACTACTAACCTGTTATCGCAGCGATTCCGATAGAGGAGGAAGACTTTGCGCAACGCGTTTTGGAGGCGATGCTGGGTGCGGCACATTGGCTAGGGTTGATAACGAAGAACATAAGAAGTGGGATGGTGGTGCCTCAACGAGGAAGGGAGATGTCCACCGCTACGTGTGTGGAGGCAGAGCAACAGGAGGTGCCGTCGGGTGGTACCTCGGAGAAGTTGATGTGTCTTCAATGGAGTGTCGACGGTGACATGCAGCAGTAGTGGCGGTGCTAAGTTGATTTCCGGAAGCCATGCGATTGGTCGCTAATGGATGCTGTGGCGATGCTGACCAGGGTTGACGCTGATGACAGCAGGATAGtcccacaactagaaaatggattaatacagacagatttacagacggatttagtctttattacagacggatttttggttaccgacgaaattaccgacggattttgtccctctgtaaaagctccgtcgaaaattatttaccgacggattttttttccgtctgaaaattacagacggatttttagcagttaccgacggattttccctctgtaaattttctatccatttcccaaaggcaacgaactttccgacggattttccgtctgtaattacagacggattttccgacagatttttcgtctgtaattacagacaaaatttcagacggatttttcgtctgtaattacagacggattttccgacagattttccatatgtaatttgaactttggaaaatcatctcgttctgattacagacagaaaatccatctgtaaatccgtcagaaagataaaatagaattttttttagatttttccattGCAAAATGAATACTTTAGATTTGTTTTCTAAATTTACTCCATCAAACACtgtaaattgaaaaaagaaagccaaaaatcacataaataaacataatattCATTACATGATACCTATAAAATTGGATGTTATTTTTCAACATCATTGGCCAATATCTCattgtcttaataaaaaaatacccAAAAAAAATAAGATGACCATCTCAATGTTACATGAATGTCACAAATTACACTTGGCCAATATTCTAATGCCTGTAGAGAGAGTGCTCGAAGCGTTCCTTCTGCTAATTAAGTCTACTGGTAAATTCCTCCTATAATCAGAACACATGTAATAAACATCAAATAATATAGAAAACTATATAGGTCATATACAGGGAAAGAAAATGCTTCATTCCAGTTATTGCATAAATGACATATATATGTACTAACCTGAGTTCGGCCGGCAACTGGGGAAGAACATGTTTGACAGCACAATCCAGATATCCAGCAGCCTTTAAGAAGATATCAACAGAAGCTCGTCTGCTTTCTGTTACAAGTAACGACTATTTTACTTTCACAATCAACACAATATATACTAAAGATCAGTGCAACTGCGAAGACAGAACATTCTTATAAATAAAGTATTACAGTATATACAACAATTATCTCAAGAGCAAAGAGTCTAATTTGAGGTCTAAACCAATTTATTACAATGGATTTTGGCTATTTCGTACAATGGATTTGTATTaaaattccaaattacttacCTTCAGATACCTTAAGCTGATAACCATCAGTGGATGATCTTGGAAGCAGTAAAAAATTAGCCTGTAATAGTAATAGCATTGCCATCAAATGTAAAACTGACAACACTTCATACCAACCATTAGACATATTATGAAAAATGGTTGGAGTTACCTCAGCATCATCCTCTTGATTCACCCAAACAAATTATACTTTATATTGTAAATGGCTTCCTTCATCATAAAGCAAATATTAGAATATTTATCTTACAGAAAGGCAAAAAAAAAGCACATATTACAT from Arachis ipaensis cultivar K30076 chromosome B09, Araip1.1, whole genome shotgun sequence includes these protein-coding regions:
- the LOC107616748 gene encoding uncharacterized protein LOC107616748, whose product is MPKQSAIRTRIVVMAGQEGPTITRTKRKSATQHGGSTLLDLLQALEDYFPVLLGLVNDESRRASVDIFLKAAGYLDCAVKHVLPQLPAELRRNLPVDLISRRNASSTLSTGIRILAKCNL